One window of Klebsiella quasivariicola genomic DNA carries:
- the purF gene encoding amidophosphoribosyltransferase: MCGIVGIAGVMPVNQSIYDALTVLQHRGQDAAGIITIDANNCFRLRKANGLVSDVFEARHMQRMQGNMGIGHVRYPTAGSSSASEAQPFYVNSPYGITLAHNGNLTNAHELRKKLFEEKRRHINTTSDSEILLNIFASELDNFRHYPLEADNIFAAIAATNRLIRGAYACVAMIIGHGMVAFRDPNGIRPLVLGKRDVGDGRTEYMVASESVALDTLGFEFLRDVAPGEAVYITEKGQLFTRQCADNPVSNPCLFEYVYFARPDSFIDKISVYSARVNMGTKLGEKIAREWEDLDIDVVIPIPETSCDIALEIARILDKPYRQGFVKNRYVGRTFIMPGQQLRRKSVRRKLNANRAEFRDKNVLLVDDSIVRGTTSEQIIEMAREAGAKKVYLASAAPEIRFPNVYGIDMPTATELIAHGREVDEIRQIIGADGLIFQDLNDLIDAVRAENPDIQQFECSVFNGVYVTRDVDQQYLDYLDSLRNDDAKAVQLQNEVENLEMHNEG; this comes from the coding sequence ATGTGCGGTATTGTCGGTATCGCCGGTGTTATGCCGGTTAACCAGTCGATTTATGATGCGCTAACGGTGCTCCAGCACCGTGGACAGGATGCCGCTGGCATCATCACCATTGATGCCAACAACTGCTTCCGGTTGCGTAAGGCTAACGGGCTGGTAAGCGACGTATTCGAAGCCCGCCATATGCAGCGTATGCAGGGCAATATGGGGATTGGCCACGTGCGTTACCCCACGGCGGGCAGCTCCAGCGCCTCCGAGGCGCAGCCGTTTTACGTAAACTCGCCGTATGGCATCACCTTGGCGCATAATGGCAATCTGACCAACGCGCACGAGCTGCGTAAAAAGCTGTTTGAAGAAAAACGCCGCCATATCAATACCACCTCTGATTCCGAAATCCTCCTCAATATTTTCGCCAGTGAGCTGGATAACTTCCGTCACTACCCGCTGGAAGCGGACAACATCTTCGCTGCGATTGCGGCGACCAACCGCCTGATCCGCGGCGCGTACGCGTGCGTGGCGATGATCATCGGTCATGGCATGGTGGCCTTCCGCGACCCCAACGGCATTCGTCCGCTGGTGCTGGGTAAACGCGACGTTGGCGATGGCCGCACCGAGTATATGGTGGCCTCGGAAAGCGTGGCGCTCGATACCCTCGGTTTTGAATTCCTGCGCGATGTCGCGCCGGGCGAAGCGGTCTATATTACCGAGAAAGGCCAGCTGTTTACCCGTCAGTGTGCCGATAATCCGGTCAGCAACCCGTGCCTGTTCGAGTACGTCTATTTTGCCCGTCCAGACTCGTTTATCGACAAAATTTCCGTCTACAGCGCCCGCGTCAATATGGGGACCAAGCTGGGCGAGAAGATTGCCCGCGAGTGGGAAGATCTGGATATTGACGTCGTTATTCCGATCCCGGAGACCTCCTGCGACATCGCTCTGGAAATCGCCCGCATTCTCGACAAGCCTTATCGTCAGGGCTTCGTGAAGAACCGCTACGTCGGCCGGACGTTTATCATGCCGGGCCAGCAGCTGCGTCGTAAATCTGTTCGCCGTAAGCTCAACGCCAACCGCGCGGAATTCCGCGATAAGAATGTGCTGCTGGTCGACGATTCCATTGTACGCGGCACCACCTCTGAGCAGATCATTGAGATGGCGCGCGAAGCCGGGGCGAAAAAAGTTTATCTGGCCTCTGCTGCACCGGAAATTCGCTTCCCGAACGTCTACGGTATCGATATGCCGACCGCCACCGAGCTGATTGCTCATGGCCGCGAAGTGGACGAGATCCGCCAGATCATCGGCGCCGACGGCCTGATTTTCCAGGATCTCAACGATCTGATCGACGCGGTGCGCGCGGAGAACCCGGATATTCAGCAGTTTGAATGCTCGGTGTTCAACGGCGTGTACGTCACACGGGATGTCGACCAGCAGTACCTCGACTACCTTGATTCTCTGCGTAACGATGATGCCAAAGCGGTCCAGCTGCAGAACGAAGTGGAAAACCTCGAGATGCACAACGAGGGGTAA
- a CDS encoding sigma-54 interaction domain-containing protein, protein MASTNEELASALKMFSRFFDLIHQPLAVINERGEYVYYNQESADLDGYSIEQAMGKHMLDVYPSMKENQSTMLSSLKDGVEYIGHYQIYYNARGQAVDYQHTTAPLYSSKGNMVGVIEIGRNMSGVRRLQEQVVELNHLLYAQGREKHHAIITENAEMLAIIAKAKRLAVSNIPVTIVGETGTGKELFSRLIHQCSKRANKPFIALNCGALPPTLVESTLFGAMRGAYTGAENSQGYLELANGGTLFLDELNAMPIEMQSKLLRFLQDKTFWRLGGQHPIHSDVRIIAAMNESPARLIQQERLRPDLFYRLNVGMLMLPPLRTRPEDIPLLANYFIDKYRSEVPQDIHGLSEAARITLLSHSWPGNVRMLENAIVRSMIMQETDGMLKKIVFENEELNLGGPETPTSLPSLPAAEPDNESSLEARVANYERGLIETALDTYQGNIAAAARSLNISRTTLNYKVQKYGIRFGVVHR, encoded by the coding sequence ATGGCATCAACCAATGAAGAGCTCGCTTCCGCACTTAAAATGTTCTCTCGTTTTTTCGATCTGATACATCAACCGTTGGCCGTCATTAACGAACGAGGTGAATATGTGTATTACAACCAGGAAAGCGCCGATCTGGACGGGTATAGTATTGAACAAGCGATGGGTAAACATATGCTGGATGTCTACCCCAGCATGAAAGAGAACCAAAGTACGATGCTTTCTTCACTAAAAGACGGGGTCGAGTATATTGGTCATTACCAGATTTACTACAATGCCCGGGGCCAGGCGGTGGATTACCAACATACCACCGCCCCGCTCTACTCCAGCAAGGGCAATATGGTCGGTGTTATCGAAATCGGCAGGAATATGTCCGGCGTCCGGCGATTACAGGAACAGGTTGTTGAGCTAAACCATCTGCTTTACGCTCAGGGCCGTGAAAAGCACCATGCTATCATTACTGAAAACGCCGAAATGCTTGCCATTATTGCCAAAGCTAAACGTCTGGCGGTGAGTAATATTCCCGTGACAATTGTTGGCGAAACGGGTACGGGTAAGGAACTTTTCTCCCGTCTTATCCACCAGTGCAGTAAACGCGCCAACAAACCCTTCATTGCGCTGAATTGCGGGGCGCTCCCGCCAACCCTGGTGGAGAGTACGCTTTTTGGCGCTATGCGCGGCGCTTATACTGGCGCGGAAAACAGCCAGGGCTATCTGGAACTGGCAAACGGTGGAACGCTTTTTCTTGATGAACTGAACGCAATGCCAATCGAGATGCAGAGCAAGTTGCTTCGCTTCTTACAGGATAAAACGTTCTGGAGGCTAGGCGGTCAACACCCTATTCATTCCGACGTGCGTATTATTGCTGCAATGAATGAATCCCCTGCGCGATTGATTCAGCAAGAGCGTCTGCGCCCGGACCTGTTTTATCGGCTTAACGTCGGGATGCTCATGCTTCCGCCACTACGCACTCGCCCGGAAGATATTCCTCTGTTGGCAAATTATTTCATTGATAAATATCGCAGTGAAGTTCCGCAAGATATCCATGGTCTCAGCGAGGCGGCACGTATTACGCTACTGAGCCATTCCTGGCCGGGCAATGTCAGGATGCTGGAAAACGCCATTGTCCGCAGTATGATCATGCAGGAAACCGATGGCATGCTGAAAAAGATCGTATTTGAAAACGAAGAACTGAATTTAGGCGGCCCGGAGACCCCAACATCGCTTCCCTCTCTCCCGGCAGCAGAACCGGATAACGAGAGCTCTCTCGAGGCACGGGTAGCAAATTACGAAAGGGGGTTGATAGAAACCGCGCTGGATACTTATCAGGGAAATATTGCAGCGGCGGCGCGCAGCCTCAACATCTCCCGAACGACGCTGAACTACAAGGTACAGAAATACGGCATCCGTTTTGGCGTCGTACACCGTTAA
- a CDS encoding diaminopimelate decarboxylase family protein yields MTDSIIENYNQLRRNVVEADRRFQQKNGHLCFEGVDLDALAREYPTPFYVFSEPEIIRNIKEIEQAFAAHKNTKTFFASKTCSVMGVLKAIRDAGICAEANSQYEVRKCLEIGFRGDQIVFNGVVKKPADLEFAIANDLYLINVDSLYELDHIDAISRKLKKVANVCVRVEPNVPSATHAELVTAFHAKSGLDLEQAEETCRRILEMPYVHLRGLHMHVGDQVPESEPFAKATKVLVDESRRLEEVLGIKFDLINVGGGIPVPYKYDEENGDPLKDNMYAGITAQDFADAVIREVHKWRTDVEICIEPGRKVTGSAAVLLTEVACEKRKTNYDLDGNVECHVEWKFVDAGYSILSDSQHFDWFFYVYNASRMTESHDAWIKLAGPLCDGGDYFHMGVKGEEFLMPKSTAPGDIIAFLDAGAYTIESQTVYNNRPRSAVVMIDKNGQDRLIRREDSYEDMVKYDLY; encoded by the coding sequence ATGACCGACTCCATTATCGAAAATTACAATCAATTACGTCGCAACGTTGTCGAGGCCGATCGACGCTTTCAGCAGAAGAACGGCCACCTGTGTTTTGAAGGTGTTGATCTCGATGCTTTAGCGCGTGAGTACCCGACGCCGTTTTATGTTTTCTCTGAGCCAGAAATTATTCGTAATATCAAGGAGATAGAGCAGGCATTTGCCGCACATAAAAATACGAAAACTTTTTTTGCATCAAAAACTTGTTCTGTCATGGGGGTACTGAAAGCCATTCGGGATGCAGGTATCTGCGCCGAAGCGAATTCGCAGTATGAAGTCCGTAAATGCCTTGAGATTGGTTTCCGTGGGGATCAGATCGTGTTCAACGGTGTGGTGAAGAAGCCCGCCGACCTGGAGTTTGCGATTGCCAACGATCTGTATTTAATCAACGTCGATAGCCTGTATGAACTTGACCATATCGATGCGATCTCTCGTAAGCTGAAGAAGGTGGCTAATGTTTGTGTGCGTGTAGAACCTAATGTGCCTTCAGCCACACATGCTGAACTCGTCACTGCTTTCCACGCTAAATCCGGTCTCGACCTTGAACAGGCAGAAGAGACCTGCCGTCGAATCCTGGAGATGCCTTATGTCCATCTGCGCGGATTGCATATGCACGTAGGTGATCAGGTACCTGAATCAGAACCGTTTGCGAAAGCCACAAAAGTTCTGGTGGACGAGTCTCGTCGTCTGGAAGAAGTGTTAGGCATTAAGTTTGATTTGATTAATGTGGGCGGCGGTATTCCAGTTCCTTATAAATACGATGAAGAAAACGGTGACCCACTTAAAGACAATATGTATGCCGGGATCACCGCGCAGGATTTCGCGGATGCGGTGATCCGCGAGGTGCATAAATGGCGTACTGACGTTGAAATCTGTATTGAGCCAGGACGCAAAGTCACTGGATCCGCTGCGGTATTGCTAACAGAAGTTGCCTGTGAAAAGCGTAAAACAAACTATGACCTTGATGGCAATGTGGAGTGTCACGTTGAATGGAAGTTTGTCGATGCGGGGTACAGCATTCTGTCCGATAGCCAGCATTTCGACTGGTTCTTCTATGTATACAATGCCTCCCGAATGACCGAGTCCCATGATGCATGGATCAAGCTTGCCGGCCCTCTGTGCGATGGTGGTGACTATTTCCATATGGGCGTTAAAGGCGAAGAATTCCTGATGCCGAAATCCACCGCGCCTGGCGATATTATCGCGTTTCTTGATGCCGGGGCTTATACCATTGAAAGCCAAACTGTCTATAACAACCGCCCGCGTTCTGCCGTGGTGATGATTGATAAAAATGGACAGGACCGTTTAATTCGCCGGGAAGATAGTTACGAAGATATGGTCAAGTACGACCTTTATTAA
- a CDS encoding APC family permease, giving the protein MSNNSSGLLGIKDIVFMNVIAILSLRQIPNVAPYGASAMLLWVIAAFCLFFPLAMVCGELSTGWPKDGGIFVWIKEAFGKRIAWIVVVCFLFSCVLFFPLMLQFGFTALGYMIGNGLAENKAFIGIGSAVIFWLLTLMNIRGMEWTKIINSISAWCGVFIPSAILIVLAIVWLLTGHPMQTNYASASNWVPDLGHWDTIVFLSSMMFAFAGLEVAPMIAGRTRNPQRDFPRAMAVSAAVIVGIYMVGTWALNTLLPAGKTDIVAGVMQAMHAAADTLHMPWLIPVMAICMFFGALGQINSWLVGPIYMLQEASREDNLLGDKIAQLHPVWKTPAFALMVQAIIVTVLCFSTFISPSVAAAYWMLTALTTITYFIPYLVMFPAFWRLRKTQPDTPRSFKIPGKVLPAVLPALGFISIAFAVVLLFIPPSQIDMGGYFQYAGKIIGGALLAIVVAEWIYHRALKRNTRMGMVKGK; this is encoded by the coding sequence ATGAGTAACAATAGTTCTGGCTTACTTGGTATTAAAGACATTGTTTTTATGAATGTCATTGCCATTCTTAGTTTGCGCCAAATACCCAACGTTGCGCCTTATGGGGCTTCTGCGATGTTATTATGGGTAATTGCCGCATTTTGTCTGTTCTTTCCTCTGGCAATGGTATGTGGCGAGCTGTCCACCGGCTGGCCGAAAGACGGTGGTATTTTTGTCTGGATTAAAGAGGCGTTTGGGAAACGTATCGCCTGGATTGTGGTGGTTTGTTTCCTGTTTTCATGTGTACTGTTTTTCCCGCTGATGCTGCAATTCGGTTTTACCGCTCTGGGATATATGATTGGTAATGGTCTGGCAGAGAATAAGGCATTCATCGGCATTGGTTCGGCAGTCATCTTCTGGCTACTGACGCTGATGAATATTCGCGGTATGGAATGGACGAAAATCATCAACAGCATCAGCGCCTGGTGTGGTGTGTTTATTCCTTCAGCGATTCTAATTGTTCTGGCGATTGTCTGGCTGCTCACCGGTCATCCGATGCAGACGAACTATGCGAGTGCATCGAACTGGGTGCCTGATCTTGGGCACTGGGATACCATTGTCTTCCTGTCCAGTATGATGTTCGCTTTTGCCGGTCTGGAGGTCGCACCGATGATCGCCGGGCGTACTCGTAACCCGCAGCGTGATTTTCCGCGGGCGATGGCTGTTTCTGCCGCCGTCATTGTCGGGATATATATGGTTGGCACCTGGGCGCTGAATACGCTATTACCAGCAGGGAAAACCGATATTGTTGCTGGTGTCATGCAGGCTATGCATGCTGCAGCCGATACTCTCCATATGCCATGGCTGATTCCGGTGATGGCTATCTGCATGTTTTTCGGCGCATTGGGCCAGATTAACTCATGGCTGGTTGGCCCTATCTACATGCTTCAGGAAGCTTCTCGTGAAGATAACCTGTTAGGCGATAAAATTGCGCAATTGCATCCGGTCTGGAAAACACCTGCTTTTGCGCTGATGGTTCAGGCGATTATTGTTACGGTATTGTGCTTCTCAACCTTTATCTCGCCAAGCGTTGCGGCGGCCTACTGGATGCTGACTGCGCTGACCACGATCACCTATTTTATCCCTTACCTGGTGATGTTCCCGGCGTTCTGGCGCCTGCGCAAAACACAGCCTGACACACCGCGAAGTTTCAAGATTCCGGGGAAAGTATTACCTGCCGTACTGCCTGCATTAGGTTTTATTTCTATCGCTTTTGCCGTTGTGTTGCTGTTTATTCCACCATCCCAAATCGATATGGGAGGGTATTTCCAGTATGCCGGCAAGATTATTGGCGGAGCATTGCTGGCCATTGTTGTCGCTGAATGGATTTACCATCGCGCTTTGAAACGCAATACACGTATGGGTATGGTGAAGGGGAAATAA
- a CDS encoding alanine/ornithine racemase family PLP-dependent enzyme, whose amino-acid sequence MYMPTLKINLRKLEENARTEKALLASSGIDVMAVNKVFDGCVETAQAVFDGGIHVIAESRTYNLKKIREIGCTTCLLRSPCLSEIEDVVRYADISLNSEPAVLRALSEEARRQGKTHQVLLMVDMGDLREGIWFSEYQKILDTIILIKTLPCLDLYGLGTNFNCYGTVLPTVKNGEDFLALASRLERDSGLTIRRLSAGNCTSYHLLDKGIWPKGLNHLRIGGLHEFGIEYVEMKYLNEFHHSGKPVEKACSDMYVLEAEIIELNSKPTVPVGELGVDAFLQSKTFTDNGIRKRALLAFGRQDVPSDNCVPCHDSITILGQTSDHTLVDIEDCPLPLQVGDVVSFELDYTGLLMACQTKGVAMRFIR is encoded by the coding sequence ATGTATATGCCAACGCTCAAAATAAATTTACGCAAACTTGAAGAAAATGCGCGTACTGAGAAAGCTTTGTTAGCCAGCAGCGGTATTGACGTTATGGCGGTCAATAAAGTCTTTGATGGCTGTGTGGAAACTGCACAGGCAGTTTTTGATGGCGGAATTCATGTTATTGCCGAATCACGGACTTATAACTTGAAAAAAATCCGGGAGATCGGTTGTACGACTTGTTTACTTCGTAGTCCTTGCCTGAGTGAAATTGAAGATGTCGTTCGCTATGCAGATATTAGTTTAAATAGCGAGCCAGCGGTGTTGCGCGCATTATCAGAAGAGGCTCGTCGCCAGGGAAAAACGCACCAGGTTTTACTGATGGTGGACATGGGCGATTTACGTGAGGGCATTTGGTTTAGTGAATATCAAAAAATTCTCGATACCATTATCCTTATCAAAACGTTGCCTTGTCTCGATCTGTATGGTCTTGGCACTAATTTCAACTGCTATGGCACCGTTCTGCCAACGGTAAAAAATGGCGAGGATTTCCTGGCTCTGGCTTCTCGACTGGAACGAGACAGCGGCTTGACGATTCGTCGCTTATCTGCGGGTAATTGTACCAGCTATCACCTGCTGGATAAGGGCATTTGGCCGAAAGGGCTGAACCATCTGCGCATTGGTGGGCTACATGAATTTGGTATCGAATATGTAGAGATGAAGTATCTCAATGAATTTCACCACTCCGGAAAACCTGTAGAGAAAGCGTGCTCGGATATGTATGTGCTGGAGGCCGAGATTATCGAGTTAAACAGCAAACCGACGGTTCCGGTCGGCGAGCTGGGAGTGGATGCATTTTTACAGAGCAAAACCTTTACTGATAACGGCATTCGTAAGCGCGCATTACTGGCATTTGGTCGCCAGGATGTCCCGTCTGATAACTGTGTGCCATGCCATGACAGTATCACCATTCTGGGTCAGACCAGCGATCATACCCTGGTGGATATCGAAGATTGCCCATTACCGCTGCAGGTGGGGGATGTGGTGAGCTTTGAGCTTGATTACACCGGGCTTTTGATGGCTTGCCAGACCAAAGGCGTTGCCATGCGATTTATTCGATAA
- a CDS encoding amino acid permease, with translation MSTLQEPPLTEQTGGLRRNLKKRHLLMMSLGGTIGTGLFIGIAEPLYSVGPAGTLLAYLLAGGIMLATMMCLGELSCAFPHSGSFQHYALMFIPHPIWSYTIGWLYWFSWVFSLAADLTAAGFIAHHYFPSIPVHNFCLYILVALTLLNLFSAKSFGECEYWLSAIKVFAIVLFIAAGGVMIYSLSGHTGWHPTLRTSEGWFPHGGWQILVCMTIVIYSFQGVELVGNAAGETESPHSILPKVILGIGIRIILFYGLAIAILALVYPRDRLPDGQSPFVWVFSHVGIPGADTLMTLVIFSAAVSAANSAIYASSRMLWSMAGDHFAPARFSRVSRNGVPVNAILLTTVLAMVSMLTRYISAQQLYLYLIASTGQVGCLAWIVIGWCQYRFRRAVDRGEYPRSLLRYRSPFFPWVAVIVIVTNIAIIIGTWFSQSGMLIMLIELLFMTCIIASWFVFRPILK, from the coding sequence ATGAGTACCCTGCAAGAACCCCCTCTGACAGAGCAAACGGGTGGATTGCGCCGTAACTTAAAAAAGCGCCATTTACTGATGATGTCACTAGGCGGAACGATAGGAACGGGTTTATTTATCGGGATTGCCGAGCCCCTGTACAGCGTTGGGCCTGCTGGCACTCTTCTGGCTTATTTATTAGCCGGTGGGATAATGCTGGCGACGATGATGTGTCTTGGCGAATTATCGTGCGCGTTTCCTCACTCGGGCTCATTTCAGCATTATGCATTGATGTTTATTCCTCACCCGATATGGAGCTATACCATTGGGTGGCTGTACTGGTTTAGTTGGGTCTTTTCTCTGGCCGCCGATTTAACCGCTGCAGGTTTTATCGCCCACCATTATTTCCCCTCCATACCCGTCCATAACTTCTGTCTTTATATTCTCGTTGCGTTAACACTGCTTAATCTTTTTTCAGCGAAGAGTTTTGGTGAGTGTGAATACTGGCTATCGGCTATTAAAGTTTTTGCTATCGTGCTGTTTATTGCGGCGGGCGGTGTCATGATCTATTCGTTATCAGGCCATACCGGCTGGCACCCGACATTAAGAACGTCAGAGGGCTGGTTTCCTCATGGCGGCTGGCAAATTCTGGTTTGCATGACCATCGTTATCTATTCTTTTCAGGGTGTTGAACTGGTCGGAAATGCGGCTGGAGAAACCGAGTCGCCGCATTCTATTCTACCGAAAGTTATTCTTGGAATAGGTATTCGGATTATCTTATTTTATGGCCTGGCGATTGCTATTCTGGCGCTGGTTTATCCACGAGATCGACTCCCTGACGGGCAAAGTCCTTTTGTCTGGGTCTTTTCCCATGTGGGAATTCCAGGCGCGGATACCTTGATGACGTTGGTGATCTTTTCTGCAGCGGTGTCGGCTGCGAATTCGGCAATTTATGCCAGTTCGCGAATGTTGTGGTCGATGGCTGGCGATCATTTCGCACCGGCTCGTTTCAGCCGGGTAAGCCGCAATGGCGTCCCGGTGAATGCGATTTTGCTGACTACCGTTTTGGCAATGGTATCAATGCTTACCCGTTATATTTCAGCACAGCAGTTATATCTCTATTTGATCGCCAGCACCGGGCAGGTAGGGTGTCTGGCATGGATTGTGATTGGCTGGTGTCAGTATCGTTTCCGGCGCGCGGTGGACCGGGGCGAATATCCACGTAGCCTGCTGCGCTACCGCTCCCCCTTTTTCCCGTGGGTGGCGGTAATAGTGATAGTCACCAATATCGCCATCATCATCGGCACCTGGTTCAGTCAATCCGGGATGTTGATTATGCTGATAGAATTGTTATTTATGACCTGCATTATCGCGTCATGGTTTGTATTCAGGCCCATCCTGAAATAG
- a CDS encoding UbiX family flavin prenyltransferase, which translates to MKRLIIGISGASGAIYGVRMLQVLRDVPDIETHLILSQAARQTLAMETDYSVRDVQALADVVHDARDIAASISSGSFKTAGMVILPCSMKTLSGIVHSYTDGLLTRAADVVLKERRPLVLCVRETPFHLGHLRLLVQAAELGAVIMPPVPAFYHRPQSLDDVINQTVNRVLDQFDISLAEDLFTRWQGSPDCTK; encoded by the coding sequence GTGAAACGACTGATTATTGGCATTTCCGGCGCCAGCGGCGCCATCTATGGCGTGCGGATGCTGCAGGTGCTTCGGGATGTGCCGGATATTGAAACCCATCTTATCCTCAGCCAGGCGGCGCGACAGACGCTGGCCATGGAGACCGACTACTCCGTGCGCGACGTACAGGCGCTGGCCGATGTGGTCCACGACGCCCGCGATATCGCCGCCAGTATCTCTTCCGGTTCGTTTAAAACCGCCGGAATGGTGATTTTACCCTGCTCAATGAAAACGCTCTCTGGCATTGTCCATAGTTATACGGATGGCCTGCTGACGCGGGCCGCAGATGTGGTACTGAAGGAGCGGCGTCCGCTGGTGCTTTGCGTGCGGGAAACGCCGTTCCATCTCGGTCATCTGCGCCTGCTGGTGCAGGCCGCGGAGCTGGGGGCGGTGATTATGCCGCCGGTGCCGGCGTTCTACCACCGGCCGCAAAGCCTGGACGATGTCATCAATCAGACCGTCAACCGGGTGCTCGATCAGTTCGACATTAGCCTGGCAGAAGACTTGTTTACCCGCTGGCAAGGGAGTCCGGATTGCACTAAATAA
- the argT gene encoding lysine/arginine/ornithine ABC transporter substrate-binding protein ArgT, with protein sequence MKKTILALSLLVGMSSTASVFAALPQSIRIGTDATYAPFSSKDAKGDFVGFDIDLGNELCSRIKVKCTWVGSDFDSLIPSLKAKKIDAIISSLSITEKRQQEIAFSDKLYAADSRLIAAKGSPIQPTLEALKGKHVGVLQGSTQEAYANDRWRSQGVDVVAYQNQDLIYSDLAAGRLDAALQDEVAASEGFLKQPAGKDFAFAGPSVKDKKYFGDGTGIGLRKDDVELKAAFDKALGEMRKDGTYDKMAKKYFDFNVYGD encoded by the coding sequence ATGAAGAAGACGATTCTGGCTCTCTCTTTACTCGTGGGAATGAGCAGCACGGCTAGCGTGTTTGCTGCTCTGCCACAGAGCATTCGCATCGGCACTGACGCGACCTATGCGCCGTTTTCGTCGAAAGACGCAAAAGGGGACTTTGTTGGCTTTGATATCGATTTAGGCAATGAACTGTGCTCCCGTATTAAGGTGAAATGTACCTGGGTTGGCAGTGATTTTGACTCCCTGATCCCCTCCCTCAAGGCGAAGAAAATTGACGCCATCATCTCTTCTCTCTCCATCACCGAGAAACGCCAGCAAGAGATCGCCTTCTCTGACAAGCTTTATGCCGCCGACTCGCGCCTGATTGCTGCCAAAGGGTCGCCGATCCAGCCGACGCTGGAGGCGCTGAAAGGTAAGCATGTCGGCGTGCTGCAGGGTTCCACTCAGGAAGCCTATGCTAACGACCGCTGGCGCAGTCAGGGCGTTGACGTGGTGGCCTATCAGAACCAGGACCTGATCTATTCCGACCTCGCGGCTGGTCGTCTGGATGCGGCGCTGCAGGATGAAGTCGCGGCCAGCGAAGGCTTCCTGAAACAGCCTGCCGGAAAAGATTTCGCCTTTGCCGGCCCATCGGTGAAAGATAAAAAGTACTTTGGCGACGGCACCGGTATCGGTCTGCGTAAGGACGACGTCGAACTGAAAGCCGCGTTTGATAAAGCGCTGGGCGAGATGCGTAAAGACGGGACCTACGACAAAATGGCGAAGAAGTACTTCGATTTTAACGTATACGGCGACTAA
- the hisJ gene encoding histidine ABC transporter substrate-binding protein HisJ, giving the protein MKKLALSLSLALALSSVSTVFAAIPQKIRIGTDPTYAPFESKNAQGELVGFDIDLAKELCKRINTQCTFVENPLDALIPSLKAKKIDAIMSSLSITEKRQQEIAFTDKLYAADSRLVVKKGSPVTPDLATLKGKRVGVLQGTTQETYGNEHWAPKGIEIVSYQGQDNIYSDLTAGRIDAAFQDEVAASEGFLKQPIGKDYQFGGPSIKDEKLFGVGTGMGLRKEDNELREALNKAFAEMRKDGTYDKLAKKYFDFNVYGE; this is encoded by the coding sequence ATGAAAAAACTGGCGTTGTCTCTCTCTTTAGCGCTGGCACTTTCCAGCGTTTCCACGGTCTTTGCCGCCATTCCGCAAAAAATTCGTATCGGCACCGATCCGACTTATGCCCCCTTTGAATCGAAGAATGCGCAGGGGGAATTGGTCGGTTTTGATATCGATCTGGCAAAAGAGCTGTGTAAGCGTATTAATACCCAATGTACCTTTGTGGAAAACCCGCTGGATGCGCTGATCCCTTCCTTAAAAGCGAAGAAAATCGACGCGATTATGTCTTCGCTGTCGATTACTGAAAAGCGCCAACAGGAAATCGCTTTCACCGACAAGCTGTACGCGGCGGATTCGCGTCTGGTAGTGAAAAAGGGTAGCCCGGTAACGCCGGATCTCGCCACCCTGAAAGGTAAGCGCGTGGGCGTGCTGCAGGGAACGACTCAGGAAACTTACGGTAACGAGCACTGGGCGCCGAAAGGTATTGAAATTGTCTCCTATCAGGGGCAGGACAATATCTATTCCGACCTGACCGCCGGGCGTATTGACGCCGCGTTCCAGGACGAGGTCGCGGCCAGCGAAGGGTTCCTGAAACAACCTATCGGTAAAGATTACCAGTTTGGCGGTCCGTCAATTAAAGATGAAAAACTGTTTGGCGTCGGCACCGGTATGGGGCTGCGTAAGGAAGATAACGAACTGCGTGAAGCGCTGAATAAGGCGTTTGCAGAGATGCGTAAGGACGGCACCTACGACAAGCTGGCAAAAAAATATTTCGATTTTAACGTATACGGCGAATAA